GTTGCCTGCGATATTTGCGGCGGCGACAAAGGCAAGTGTGAAAAAGAAACCAGCAAATCCGGCGCAGATGCATCAGATTTGTCTTACGACGCAACCAAATAAGGCGCGTTGTTTTCGATATTAGCGGAGTGAGATGCATGGCGAAGAAGTATCACTATGATGTATTGGTGATTGGCGCGGGCCCCGGTGGTGAGGGCGCTGCAATGGCGGCGGCTAAGGCCGGCAAGCGCGTAGGTGTGATTGAAAACCGGCAGGGTGTGGGCGGTGCCTGTGTGCACAAGGGCACAATTCCCTCTAAATCACTACGTCATGTTGTGAAGCAAATTATCCGCCATAAAATCAGCTCGTTGTTTCGCACCACCGGTGATGCCCATATTTTCAGCTACCCGAAGGTATTGGCTGAGGCCTTGCGGGTAGTGCCCAAATATGTGGATTTGCATACCGACTTTTACACCCGCAACCGCGCCACCATCATTGTGGGTGAGGCAAGCTTCGTTGACGCGCACACTGTGTCGGTCAGGCTGGTTGATGGCGCAAAAGAGCAGATAACTGCCGAGAAAATTGTTATCGCCACCGGTTCGCGCCCCTATCACCCGGCAGATATTGATTTTAACCATGCGCGCGTGTACGACAGCGACACCATTTTGGATATGAAACACACGCCGCGTCATATCATTATTTATGGTGCGGGCGTGATTGGTTGTGAATATGCCTCAATATTTTCAGGCCTTGGTATCAAGGTGGATTTGATCAACAGCCGCGAGCATCTGTTAACCTTCCTGGATGACGAAATTTGTGACGCCCTGAGCTATCACCTGCGCGACATGGGTGTGACTGTGCGTCACGGCGAGGAATATGAATCCCTTGAGGCCACAGACCGCGGTGTTACCTTAAAGCTTAAATCCGGTAAGCGCATTCACGGTGATGCGCTCTTGTGGTCTAACGGGCGCACAGGTAATACCGATAGCCTTAATTTGGGCGCGATTGGCCTGGAGGCCGATGGCCGTGGCCAGGTTCGCGTAAATGATATGTACCAAACCAGCATAGAAAACATTTATGCGGTGGGTGATGTAATTGGCTGGCCATCGTTGGCCAGTGCGTCTTACGATCAGGGCAGGGCGGCGGCTACCAATATTTTGGGCCAGGAGAGCCGGTTTGTGTCTGATGCGCCCACGGGAATTTATACGTTGCCCGAAATCAGTTCAATTGGCAAAACCGAAACCGAGCTAACTGCTGCAAAAATTCCCTATGAAGTGGGGCGGGCATTTTTTAAAAATACCGCGCGCGCGCAAATTTCTGGCGAAAAGGTTGGTGTGCTTAAAATTTTGTTTCATGCAGATACCCTTGAGATTCTTGGTATTCACTGCTTCGGTGCAGAGGCTGCCGAAATTATTCACATTGGCCAGGCCATTATGAACCAGCAGGGTGAAGCCAATAGCATTGCTTATTTCGTGAATACCACCTTTAACTACCCCACTATGGCAGAGGCCTATCGCACGGCCGCATTAGACGGGTTAAACCGGGTCAACCGCATCTAGTAAAGGCGTGTTTTAACCTCTTGTGGTTACCGAGTGATGTGATAATCCGGCATTGTTAATACGCACAAAAAACCCCGCCAATAGGCGGGGTTTTTTGTTGTCTAGTGTGT
This genomic stretch from Simiduia sp. 21SJ11W-1 harbors:
- the sthA gene encoding Si-specific NAD(P)(+) transhydrogenase, encoding MAKKYHYDVLVIGAGPGGEGAAMAAAKAGKRVGVIENRQGVGGACVHKGTIPSKSLRHVVKQIIRHKISSLFRTTGDAHIFSYPKVLAEALRVVPKYVDLHTDFYTRNRATIIVGEASFVDAHTVSVRLVDGAKEQITAEKIVIATGSRPYHPADIDFNHARVYDSDTILDMKHTPRHIIIYGAGVIGCEYASIFSGLGIKVDLINSREHLLTFLDDEICDALSYHLRDMGVTVRHGEEYESLEATDRGVTLKLKSGKRIHGDALLWSNGRTGNTDSLNLGAIGLEADGRGQVRVNDMYQTSIENIYAVGDVIGWPSLASASYDQGRAAATNILGQESRFVSDAPTGIYTLPEISSIGKTETELTAAKIPYEVGRAFFKNTARAQISGEKVGVLKILFHADTLEILGIHCFGAEAAEIIHIGQAIMNQQGEANSIAYFVNTTFNYPTMAEAYRTAALDGLNRVNRI